A genomic segment from Enoplosus armatus isolate fEnoArm2 chromosome 12, fEnoArm2.hap1, whole genome shotgun sequence encodes:
- the ugp2b gene encoding UDP-glucose pyrophosphorylase 2b isoform X1 yields the protein MALYVEGLSKGVAKGGMAQFQEMMRQQLESSMHAELEKLLDTTTGAEREVSKKDFEGFKNLFHRFLQVKGPSVEWIKIQRPPEDSIQPYDKIAARGLPDNVADSLNKLVVVKLNGGLGTSMGCKGPKSLISVRNENTFLDLTVQQIEHLNKTYNTDVPLVLMNSFNTDEDTKKILQKYTHHRVKIHTFNQSRYPRINKESLLPVATNLRMNGQSAEGWYPPGHGDIYASFYNSGLLDQLIAQGKEYIFVSNIDNLGATVDLHILHHLVSQPNGKRCEFIMEVTDKTRADVKGGTLIQYEGKLRLLEIAQVPKAHVDEFKSVSKFKIFNTNNLWLSLAAIKRLQEQKAMDLEIIVNPKTLDGGQNVVQLETAVGAAIKCFDNALGINVPRSRFLPVKTTSDLLLVMSNLYSLEAGSLTMSPKREFPTTPHVKLGSSFTKVQEYATRIESIPDMLELDHLTVSGDVTFGKNVSLKGTVIIIANHGDRIDIPAGSMLENKIVSGNLRIMDH from the exons ATGGCACTTTATGTAGAAG GTCTGAGTAAAGGAGTGGCCAAAGGAGGGATGGCACAGTTCCAGGAAATGATGCGGCAGCAGCTGGAGAGCTCCATGCACGCCGAGTTGGAGAAACTGCTGGACACCACCACAGGCGCCGAGAGAGAG gtgtCCAAGAAAGACTTTGAGGGCTTCAAGAATCTTTTCCACAGATTTCTGCAGGTGAAGGGGCCATCAGTAGAGTGGATCAAGATACAAAGACCTCCAGAAGACTCG aTCCAGCCCTACGATAAGATCGCTGCTCGAGGCCTGCCAGACAACGTGGCTGATAGCCTGAACaagctggtggtggtgaagcTGAACGGAGGCCTGGGCACCAGCATGGGATGTAAGGGCCCCAAGAGCCTGATCAGTGTCCGCAACGAGAACACCTTCCTGGACCTCACTGTGCAGCAGATAGAG CACCTGAACAAGACTTACAACACAGACGTGCCCCTGGTCCTCATGAACTCCTTCAACACAGATGAAGACACGAAGAAGATCCTGCAGAAGTACACACACCACCGCGTCAAGATACACACCTTCAACCAGAGCAG GTACCCTCGCATCAACAAAGAGTCCCTCCTCCCCGTCGCCACAAACTTGAGAATGAACGGGCAAAGCGCAGAAGGCTGGTACCCTCCAGGTCACGGGGACATTTACGCCAGCTTCTACAACTCGGGCCTGCTGGACCAGCTGATCGCGCAGGGCAAGGAGTACATCTTTGTGTCCAACATCGACAACCTGGGAGCCACTGTCGACCTCCACATCCTGCACCACCTGGTCAGCCAGCCCAACGGCAAGCGCTGCGAGTTCATCATGGAGGTGACGGATAAGACGCGCGCCGACGTCAAG GGTGGCACGCTGATCCAGTATGAAGGGAAACTGCGTCTGCTGGAGATCGCCCAGGTCCCCAAGGCCCATGTGGACGAATTCAAATCAGTTTCCAAGTTCAAGATCTTCAACACCAACAACCTGTGGCTCTCTCTGGCTGCTATCAAGAGGCTGCAGGAACAGAAAGCAATGGACTTGGAGATTATAGTCAACCCCAAG ACGCTTGACGGCGGCCAGAATGTCGTCCAGCTGGAGACGGCAGTCGGTGCCGCCATCAAATGCTTCGACAACGCCCTCGGCATCAACGTACCTCGGAGCCGCTTCCTGCCCGTCAAGACCACGTCGGACCTGCTGCTGGTCATGTCCAACCTGTACAGCCTGGAGGCCGGCTCGCTCACCATGAGCCCCAAGAGAGAGTTCCCAACGACGCCGCACGTCaaactgggcagctccttcaccAAG GTTCAGGAGTACGCAACCCGCATCGAGAGCATCCCCGACATGCTGGAGCTCGACCACCTGACGGTCTCTGGAGACGTCACCTTTGGGAAAAACGTTTCACTGAAG GGCaccgtcatcatcatcgccaACCACGGAGATCGGATTGATATTCCCGCCGGCTCcatgctggaaaacaaaattgTATCTGGCAACCTCCGCATCATGGACCACTAA
- the ugp2b gene encoding UDP-glucose pyrophosphorylase 2b isoform X2, whose translation MAQFQEMMRQQLESSMHAELEKLLDTTTGAEREVSKKDFEGFKNLFHRFLQVKGPSVEWIKIQRPPEDSIQPYDKIAARGLPDNVADSLNKLVVVKLNGGLGTSMGCKGPKSLISVRNENTFLDLTVQQIEHLNKTYNTDVPLVLMNSFNTDEDTKKILQKYTHHRVKIHTFNQSRYPRINKESLLPVATNLRMNGQSAEGWYPPGHGDIYASFYNSGLLDQLIAQGKEYIFVSNIDNLGATVDLHILHHLVSQPNGKRCEFIMEVTDKTRADVKGGTLIQYEGKLRLLEIAQVPKAHVDEFKSVSKFKIFNTNNLWLSLAAIKRLQEQKAMDLEIIVNPKTLDGGQNVVQLETAVGAAIKCFDNALGINVPRSRFLPVKTTSDLLLVMSNLYSLEAGSLTMSPKREFPTTPHVKLGSSFTKVQEYATRIESIPDMLELDHLTVSGDVTFGKNVSLKGTVIIIANHGDRIDIPAGSMLENKIVSGNLRIMDH comes from the exons ATGGCACAGTTCCAGGAAATGATGCGGCAGCAGCTGGAGAGCTCCATGCACGCCGAGTTGGAGAAACTGCTGGACACCACCACAGGCGCCGAGAGAGAG gtgtCCAAGAAAGACTTTGAGGGCTTCAAGAATCTTTTCCACAGATTTCTGCAGGTGAAGGGGCCATCAGTAGAGTGGATCAAGATACAAAGACCTCCAGAAGACTCG aTCCAGCCCTACGATAAGATCGCTGCTCGAGGCCTGCCAGACAACGTGGCTGATAGCCTGAACaagctggtggtggtgaagcTGAACGGAGGCCTGGGCACCAGCATGGGATGTAAGGGCCCCAAGAGCCTGATCAGTGTCCGCAACGAGAACACCTTCCTGGACCTCACTGTGCAGCAGATAGAG CACCTGAACAAGACTTACAACACAGACGTGCCCCTGGTCCTCATGAACTCCTTCAACACAGATGAAGACACGAAGAAGATCCTGCAGAAGTACACACACCACCGCGTCAAGATACACACCTTCAACCAGAGCAG GTACCCTCGCATCAACAAAGAGTCCCTCCTCCCCGTCGCCACAAACTTGAGAATGAACGGGCAAAGCGCAGAAGGCTGGTACCCTCCAGGTCACGGGGACATTTACGCCAGCTTCTACAACTCGGGCCTGCTGGACCAGCTGATCGCGCAGGGCAAGGAGTACATCTTTGTGTCCAACATCGACAACCTGGGAGCCACTGTCGACCTCCACATCCTGCACCACCTGGTCAGCCAGCCCAACGGCAAGCGCTGCGAGTTCATCATGGAGGTGACGGATAAGACGCGCGCCGACGTCAAG GGTGGCACGCTGATCCAGTATGAAGGGAAACTGCGTCTGCTGGAGATCGCCCAGGTCCCCAAGGCCCATGTGGACGAATTCAAATCAGTTTCCAAGTTCAAGATCTTCAACACCAACAACCTGTGGCTCTCTCTGGCTGCTATCAAGAGGCTGCAGGAACAGAAAGCAATGGACTTGGAGATTATAGTCAACCCCAAG ACGCTTGACGGCGGCCAGAATGTCGTCCAGCTGGAGACGGCAGTCGGTGCCGCCATCAAATGCTTCGACAACGCCCTCGGCATCAACGTACCTCGGAGCCGCTTCCTGCCCGTCAAGACCACGTCGGACCTGCTGCTGGTCATGTCCAACCTGTACAGCCTGGAGGCCGGCTCGCTCACCATGAGCCCCAAGAGAGAGTTCCCAACGACGCCGCACGTCaaactgggcagctccttcaccAAG GTTCAGGAGTACGCAACCCGCATCGAGAGCATCCCCGACATGCTGGAGCTCGACCACCTGACGGTCTCTGGAGACGTCACCTTTGGGAAAAACGTTTCACTGAAG GGCaccgtcatcatcatcgccaACCACGGAGATCGGATTGATATTCCCGCCGGCTCcatgctggaaaacaaaattgTATCTGGCAACCTCCGCATCATGGACCACTAA